Proteins encoded within one genomic window of Methanothrix harundinacea 6Ac:
- a CDS encoding FAD-binding oxidoreductase: MDIIEKLRDIVGERASAAPAERLCYSSDASQVRGTPDYVVRPLSTAEVSDVVGLAAAEGVAVTARGAGTGLAGGAVPVRGGIVLDLSGMNRIVEMDLANLAVVVEPGVVQARLNETLKPHGFFFPPDPGSAAFCTLGGLIANNGSGMRSVKYGTTRNYVLDLEVVLADGSVVRTGSRTLKAAAGYDLTRLFIGSEGTLGVITQAVLRVAPLPKARRLVIASFNSAEEAGRAVAATFAAGIVPSACEILDRMTVAVLRRCDPSLKLPDGDVLLFEVDGSEGAAAEAAAEIAALCSASSGAAAAASVAVVAGSGEMEEIWAARRLVGAAISRLDPAKSRIYVGEDVGVPIKEIPALIREVAEISDRFGIPAMKYGHIGDGNLHVALFIDVLDEGEWARLAGAADAIHRAAIRLGGTVSSEHGIGAARSGYMMEQVGSGALSVMRAIKKALDPRGIMNPGKLGLDDGPAEVGGSGCSTGADGTPGGTS; the protein is encoded by the coding sequence ATGGATATCATCGAGAAGCTCCGCGATATCGTCGGCGAGAGGGCCTCCGCCGCCCCCGCCGAGAGGCTCTGCTACTCCTCCGACGCCTCCCAGGTGAGGGGGACCCCGGACTACGTAGTCCGCCCCCTCTCCACCGCGGAGGTCTCCGACGTCGTCGGCCTGGCCGCCGCCGAAGGCGTTGCGGTGACGGCCAGGGGCGCGGGGACGGGCCTCGCCGGCGGGGCGGTGCCGGTCCGGGGCGGGATCGTCCTCGACCTCTCGGGGATGAACCGGATCGTCGAGATGGATCTGGCGAATCTGGCCGTCGTCGTCGAGCCGGGGGTCGTCCAGGCCCGGCTCAACGAGACGCTGAAGCCCCATGGGTTTTTTTTCCCGCCGGACCCCGGCTCGGCAGCCTTCTGCACCCTCGGCGGCCTCATCGCCAACAACGGCTCCGGGATGAGGTCCGTCAAGTACGGGACGACCCGTAACTACGTCCTCGACCTGGAGGTCGTCCTCGCCGACGGCTCCGTCGTCAGGACGGGCTCGCGGACCCTCAAGGCGGCGGCGGGCTACGATCTGACCCGCCTATTCATCGGCTCGGAGGGGACCCTGGGGGTCATCACCCAGGCGGTCCTGCGGGTCGCGCCCCTGCCCAAGGCCCGCAGGCTCGTCATCGCCTCCTTCAATTCGGCAGAGGAGGCGGGCCGGGCCGTCGCCGCCACCTTCGCCGCCGGGATCGTCCCCTCCGCCTGCGAGATCCTCGACAGGATGACGGTGGCGGTCCTGCGGCGCTGCGACCCCTCCCTCAAACTGCCCGACGGCGACGTCCTCCTCTTCGAGGTGGACGGCTCCGAGGGGGCCGCGGCCGAGGCGGCGGCGGAGATCGCCGCCCTCTGTTCCGCCTCTTCCGGGGCCGCTGCGGCCGCTTCGGTGGCCGTCGTTGCCGGGTCCGGGGAGATGGAGGAGATCTGGGCCGCCCGCCGCCTCGTGGGGGCGGCCATCTCCCGCCTCGACCCCGCGAAGAGCCGGATCTACGTCGGGGAAGACGTCGGCGTCCCCATCAAGGAGATCCCGGCGCTGATAAGGGAGGTGGCGGAGATCTCAGACCGGTTCGGGATCCCGGCGATGAAGTACGGCCACATCGGCGACGGAAACCTCCACGTCGCCCTCTTCATCGACGTCTTGGACGAGGGGGAGTGGGCGAGGCTCGCCGGGGCGGCCGACGCCATCCACCGGGCGGCGATCCGCCTCGGGGGGACGGTCAGCTCCGAGCACGGGATCGGCGCCGCCCGGTCGGGTTACATGATGGAACAAGTGGGCTCCGGCGCCC